One region of Catenuloplanes indicus genomic DNA includes:
- a CDS encoding TrpB-like pyridoxal phosphate-dependent enzyme: protein MTAAVPPVTAWYNVLADRDVHLPPPRPPRRATGGAPRAIRPNIPKALVRQAMPLQAEVPIPEELREAYREWRPTPLRRATRLEAALGTTARIYLKDETGNVAGSHKYLTALAQAYYYRAAGVRTLITSTAAGQWGTAISAAARRFGLGCVIYMVPGSYDRKPGRRLVMEMLGAEVIRADPGALREAMNQAVSRAAEMSDARWILGGSESFAILHSTVIGQEAKEQLRAVGEVGPPVLIGYLGGGKNVGGLGLPFLAGGGTPVIRSVESAAFPVLTRGTFAYDDTDDTGLTPRAAMYTLGRGFTGSAIQAEGIRYRAAPTLFSALRERGLVQPVAYPEEPVFDSARLLLRTEGILVSAEAAYAVHDACEQARDPGNRDRPIVACVSDHGYYDADAYQAYLSGRLAGRVPSDEELAATAPDSVDLVGALATS, encoded by the coding sequence GTGACCGCCGCCGTTCCACCCGTCACCGCGTGGTACAACGTCCTGGCCGACCGCGACGTGCATCTGCCGCCGCCCCGGCCGCCGCGACGGGCCACCGGCGGTGCACCGCGTGCGATCCGGCCGAACATTCCCAAGGCCCTGGTCCGTCAGGCGATGCCACTGCAGGCCGAGGTGCCGATCCCGGAGGAGCTGCGCGAGGCGTACCGGGAGTGGCGGCCGACCCCGCTGCGCCGGGCCACCCGGCTGGAGGCCGCGCTCGGCACCACCGCGCGGATCTACCTCAAGGACGAGACCGGCAACGTGGCCGGCTCCCACAAGTATCTGACCGCGCTCGCCCAGGCGTACTACTACCGCGCGGCCGGGGTCCGGACGCTGATCACCAGCACCGCAGCCGGCCAGTGGGGGACCGCGATCTCCGCGGCGGCCCGCCGGTTCGGTCTCGGCTGCGTGATCTACATGGTGCCGGGCAGCTACGACCGGAAGCCGGGACGGCGGCTGGTGATGGAGATGCTCGGCGCCGAGGTGATCCGGGCCGACCCGGGCGCGCTGCGCGAGGCGATGAACCAGGCGGTATCCAGAGCCGCGGAGATGTCCGATGCACGCTGGATCCTCGGCGGCAGCGAGTCGTTCGCGATCCTGCACAGCACGGTCATCGGCCAGGAGGCGAAGGAGCAGCTGCGAGCGGTGGGCGAGGTGGGGCCGCCGGTGCTGATCGGCTATCTCGGCGGCGGCAAGAACGTCGGCGGGCTGGGGCTGCCGTTCCTGGCCGGGGGAGGCACGCCGGTGATCCGCAGTGTCGAGTCGGCGGCGTTCCCCGTGCTGACCCGGGGCACGTTCGCCTACGACGACACCGACGACACCGGTCTGACGCCGCGCGCGGCCATGTACACGCTCGGCCGGGGATTCACCGGCTCTGCGATCCAGGCGGAGGGTATCCGCTACCGCGCCGCGCCGACGCTGTTCAGTGCGCTGCGTGAGCGAGGGCTGGTGCAGCCGGTCGCGTATCCGGAGGAGCCGGTCTTCGACAGTGCCCGGCTGCTGCTGCGTACCGAGGGCATCCTGGTGTCGGCCGAGGCGGCGTACGCCGTGCACGACGCGTGCGAGCAGGCCCGCGATCCGGGCAACCGGGACCGTCCGATCGTCGCCTGCGTCTCCGACCACGGCTATTACGACGCGGACGCGTACCAGGCCTACCTCTCCGGCCGGCTGGCCGGCCGGGTGCCGAGCGACGAGGAACTCGCGGCGACCGCACCGGACAGTGTGGATCTGGTGGGCGCCCTCGCCACTTCCTGA
- a CDS encoding 3-dehydroquinate synthase family protein, translated as MHERLVPLDGKDVPYLYGMDCAGEIADAITTMMDRADSAVLVADRRVAGHADVIAARLRAVLPVTRYDVEAGDRQKRLPLVEEILEHAIARGATRGSVVIGMGGGMVGNVAGLVAALMYRGTRLVHLPTTPVAAFDSVLSVKQAVNLSGGKNLCGTYYAPSLIACDLRWLAGVPDAEMLTGLAEMVKNVLAVLPARQDVLIDALHRLSVDRESALLDLLEIGREAKAPFLRVDPRERREALIFEYGHTTGHALEFVARGAMSHGEAVAWGMLVAAEVSRMLGHLDSRDVERHYQLIRCLRLPDAATRLGGMDPDAVRGILAKDNKRGYLPHVAGQIAMVLLDAPGHVLTGDGGYPLVPVPIDLPLAALDTVIRSVNREPVRGA; from the coding sequence TTGCATGAGCGACTGGTGCCGTTGGACGGCAAGGACGTGCCGTACCTGTACGGCATGGACTGTGCGGGCGAGATAGCCGACGCGATCACGACCATGATGGACCGGGCGGACTCGGCCGTGCTGGTGGCCGACCGGAGGGTGGCCGGGCACGCCGACGTGATCGCCGCTCGCCTGCGTGCGGTCCTGCCGGTGACCCGGTACGACGTCGAGGCCGGCGACCGGCAGAAGCGGCTGCCCCTGGTCGAGGAGATCCTCGAGCACGCGATCGCCCGGGGCGCGACCCGCGGCTCGGTGGTGATCGGCATGGGCGGCGGCATGGTCGGCAACGTGGCCGGGCTGGTGGCGGCGCTGATGTACCGGGGCACCCGGTTGGTGCACCTGCCGACCACCCCGGTCGCGGCGTTCGACTCGGTGCTGTCGGTGAAGCAGGCGGTCAACCTCAGCGGCGGCAAGAACCTGTGCGGTACGTACTACGCGCCCTCGCTGATCGCCTGTGACCTGCGGTGGCTGGCCGGCGTGCCGGACGCCGAGATGCTCACCGGCCTCGCCGAGATGGTGAAGAACGTGCTGGCCGTGCTTCCGGCCCGGCAGGACGTACTCATCGACGCACTGCACCGGCTGTCCGTGGATCGGGAATCGGCGCTGCTGGACCTGCTGGAGATCGGGCGGGAGGCGAAGGCGCCGTTCCTGCGCGTCGACCCGCGCGAGCGCCGAGAGGCGTTGATCTTCGAGTACGGGCACACCACCGGGCACGCGCTGGAGTTCGTGGCCCGGGGCGCCATGAGCCACGGCGAGGCCGTCGCCTGGGGAATGCTGGTCGCCGCCGAGGTCAGCCGGATGCTGGGGCACCTCGACAGCCGTGACGTCGAACGGCACTACCAGCTGATCCGTTGCCTACGGCTGCCCGATGCCGCGACGCGGCTCGGCGGGATGGACCCGGACGCGGTGCGCGGCATCCTGGCCAAGGACAACAAGCGCGGCTACCTGCCGCACGTGGCCGGGCAGATCGCGATGGTGCTGCTCGACGCCCCGGGCCATGTCCTCACCGGCGACGGCGGCTACCCGCTGGTCCCCGTGCCGATCGACCTACCGCTCGCCGCGCTCGACACCGTCATCCGCTCGGTCAACCGCGAACCGGTTCGCGGTGCCTGA
- a CDS encoding AMP-binding protein — protein sequence MTTTVPPPVHAPGETMPDFLLAAAGTTPARPAVIEFAGNGELRTTSYGELAARVRDTTAALADAGLGPGDRVLLETDTSAAAIGTFLACGRLGVAFVPVSPQTPDVRLATIAASTEPALYLSAGEPRQFLAGAGGVGTLAPEGLRLRRRPARRVRHRREVVAADTAYMIFTSGTTGRPKGVVMSHRAVVAFYHGMLTQGLVGPADRVASTSPFQFDFSLLDIGLALGSGASVVPVPRDLLRWPSRFLTVLRETGTTQVNGVPSIWRQVLRHSWNGLAALHGLRGVLFCGERFPMPELRRLQAALPQARIVNCYGATESMACAFADVPRPLPDDLDQPPIGRAHPGAELLLIGPDGAPVTGPGANGEMYLRSPALFTGYWDDPEATRSALVPDPTDPRSNQVVLRTGDLGCLGPDGELYFSGRADGQVQIRGNRVELAEVERRLLDLPGVAAAAAVVIPQADGDVELAAMIVQAPDAGPFDPTEAAAFCRTALPAYMVPGRIWVVDGLPVTENGKLDRVALSAWATEAGPTIPSQRKV from the coding sequence ATGACCACCACCGTTCCACCGCCGGTGCACGCGCCCGGTGAGACCATGCCCGACTTCCTGCTGGCCGCTGCCGGGACCACACCGGCGCGACCGGCGGTGATCGAGTTCGCTGGGAACGGCGAGCTGCGTACCACGTCGTACGGTGAACTGGCCGCCCGCGTACGGGACACCACCGCGGCCCTGGCGGACGCGGGCCTCGGCCCCGGCGACCGGGTGCTGCTGGAGACCGACACCTCGGCTGCGGCGATCGGTACGTTCCTGGCGTGCGGCCGGCTCGGGGTGGCCTTCGTCCCGGTCAGCCCGCAGACGCCGGACGTGCGGCTGGCCACGATCGCCGCGTCGACCGAGCCTGCGCTCTACCTCAGCGCCGGTGAGCCGCGGCAGTTCCTGGCCGGCGCCGGTGGCGTCGGCACGCTGGCTCCCGAAGGGCTGCGGCTGCGGCGCCGGCCCGCGCGCCGGGTCCGGCACCGGCGCGAGGTGGTGGCGGCCGACACCGCCTACATGATCTTCACGTCCGGCACCACCGGCCGGCCGAAGGGCGTGGTGATGAGCCACCGGGCCGTCGTCGCCTTCTACCACGGCATGCTCACTCAGGGTCTCGTCGGCCCGGCCGACCGGGTCGCCAGCACCTCGCCGTTCCAGTTCGACTTCTCCCTGCTCGACATCGGCCTCGCGCTGGGCAGCGGCGCCTCGGTGGTGCCGGTGCCCCGAGACCTGCTGCGCTGGCCGTCACGCTTCCTCACGGTGCTCCGGGAGACCGGCACGACACAGGTCAACGGCGTGCCGTCGATCTGGCGTCAGGTTCTGCGGCACTCGTGGAACGGCCTGGCCGCCTTGCACGGACTGCGTGGCGTGCTGTTCTGCGGCGAGCGGTTCCCGATGCCCGAGCTGCGCCGGTTGCAGGCCGCCCTGCCGCAGGCCCGGATCGTCAACTGCTACGGCGCGACCGAATCGATGGCTTGCGCGTTCGCGGACGTGCCCCGGCCGCTGCCGGATGACCTGGACCAGCCGCCCATCGGCCGTGCCCACCCGGGCGCGGAACTGCTGCTGATCGGGCCGGACGGTGCGCCGGTGACCGGCCCGGGCGCCAACGGTGAGATGTACCTGCGCAGTCCGGCCCTGTTCACCGGGTACTGGGACGATCCCGAGGCGACCCGGTCGGCGCTGGTGCCCGATCCGACCGACCCGCGCAGCAACCAGGTCGTGCTGCGCACCGGCGACCTCGGCTGCCTCGGTCCGGACGGCGAGCTGTACTTCTCGGGACGCGCCGACGGGCAGGTGCAGATCCGGGGCAACCGTGTCGAGCTGGCCGAGGTCGAGCGCCGCCTGCTCGACCTGCCCGGGGTCGCGGCAGCGGCGGCCGTCGTCATCCCGCAGGCCGACGGTGACGTCGAACTGGCCGCGATGATCGTGCAGGCGCCGGACGCGGGCCCGTTCGACCCCACCGAGGCGGCGGCGTTCTGCCGCACCGCCCTGCCCGCGTACATGGTTCCCGGCCGCATCTGGGTCGTCGACGGCCTGCCGGTGACCGAGAACGGAAAGCTCGACCGGGTCGCGCTGTCAGCATGGGCGACCGAGGCCGGGCCGACGATCCCATCCCAGAGGAAGGTGTAG
- a CDS encoding 4'-phosphopantetheinyl transferase family protein gives MRTVEVTPGVFVATAHGYAAIVDTAPAHSVDHPDVAGLPAWRALERLAGRALLRRLLAVVEPAVAGVALVAAANGKPALAGHPGIGVNISHDDGTVAACVGLGRAVGVDVQSPPAEAGDGLVRRCAPTHAARLRALEPAARASALAWIWTVQEACVKATGAGLAGRPWAVEVPLDAHGGRWRHLRWHRLPDLSDTPLSCAWTEER, from the coding sequence ATGAGGACGGTCGAGGTGACGCCCGGCGTGTTCGTCGCCACGGCGCACGGCTACGCCGCGATCGTGGACACCGCGCCGGCGCATTCGGTCGACCACCCCGACGTGGCCGGACTGCCCGCGTGGCGCGCCCTGGAAAGACTGGCCGGGCGGGCCCTGCTGAGACGGCTACTGGCCGTGGTGGAACCAGCCGTGGCCGGCGTCGCACTGGTGGCCGCCGCGAACGGCAAACCCGCGCTCGCCGGGCACCCCGGCATCGGCGTGAACATCTCGCACGACGACGGCACGGTCGCCGCCTGCGTCGGTCTCGGCCGGGCCGTCGGCGTTGACGTCCAGTCCCCGCCGGCCGAGGCCGGCGACGGGCTGGTCCGCCGTTGTGCACCCACGCACGCCGCTCGGCTGCGCGCACTGGAACCAGCCGCTCGGGCCAGCGCGCTCGCCTGGATCTGGACGGTGCAGGAGGCGTGTGTGAAAGCGACCGGGGCGGGCCTGGCCGGACGGCCGTGGGCCGTCGAGGTGCCGCTGGACGCCCACGGCGGCCGGTGGCGGCACCTGCGCTGGCACCGCCTGCCCGACCTGTCCGACACGCCACTGAGCTGCGCCTGGACGGAGGAACGATGA
- a CDS encoding acyl carrier protein → MDPRFTELLTGYLPYLDGRPLTPDSRLRDLGLDSMHSIDLLFAIEDALQVTLPDDYLNDETFATAGSLWEAVRVSRDAVAPGRS, encoded by the coding sequence ATGGACCCCCGCTTCACCGAGCTGCTCACCGGATACCTGCCTTACCTCGACGGACGGCCGCTGACTCCGGACAGCCGCCTGCGTGATCTCGGACTCGACTCGATGCACTCGATCGATCTGCTCTTCGCCATCGAGGACGCACTGCAGGTGACACTGCCCGACGACTACCTCAACGACGAGACCTTCGCTACCGCGGGCAGCCTGTGGGAGGCCGTGCGGGTCAGCCGGGACGCGGTCGCGCCGGGCCGCTCATGA
- a CDS encoding pyridoxal phosphate-dependent aminotransferase, with protein MTALAAPPRRWRTSPNLAINEMVARRRAAGEQIVHLGFGEARLPASEPLLRRLVDGAGRNTYGPVAGTPELRAAVAGYFGRRRLATDPEQVVAGPGSKPLLMALNLVLPGDVLLPRPCWNSYAPQAALAGKRAFGVPIPAECGGVPDPDGLRRAIQAARAGGGDPRTLVLTVPDNPTGTVAPPALIRRLCAIAEEEDLLLISDEIYRDLVHDPHTTPVLSPAEVLPERTVIATGLSKSLALGGWRIGVIRVPAGPRGEQLRDGVVSVASEVWSSLAGPMQEVAAYAYGEPPEIRDRLHTCARLHGALARAVHGLLVRAGAECRPPTAGFYVYPDFAPMRATLARRGVTDSASLQRFLLDEAGIAVLGGAQLGDDPAALRFKAATSTLYGETRNEQEAALAAADPAALPHIATVLNRIEAGLDRLCAGGIR; from the coding sequence ATGACCGCTCTCGCCGCACCGCCCCGCCGCTGGCGTACCTCACCCAATCTGGCGATCAACGAGATGGTGGCCCGGAGGCGTGCCGCCGGTGAGCAGATCGTGCACCTCGGGTTCGGCGAGGCTCGGCTGCCGGCCTCGGAACCGTTGCTGCGGCGGCTCGTCGACGGGGCCGGCCGCAACACGTACGGCCCGGTCGCCGGCACGCCGGAGCTACGCGCGGCCGTCGCGGGGTACTTCGGCCGCCGCCGGCTGGCGACCGATCCGGAGCAGGTGGTGGCCGGGCCCGGCAGCAAACCGCTGCTGATGGCGCTGAACCTGGTACTGCCGGGCGACGTGCTGCTGCCCCGGCCGTGCTGGAACTCGTACGCGCCGCAGGCCGCGCTGGCCGGCAAGCGCGCGTTCGGGGTGCCGATCCCGGCTGAGTGCGGCGGGGTACCGGATCCGGACGGCCTGCGCCGGGCGATCCAGGCGGCCCGCGCCGGTGGCGGCGACCCGCGCACGCTCGTGCTGACCGTCCCGGACAACCCGACCGGCACGGTCGCTCCGCCCGCCCTGATCCGCCGCCTGTGCGCGATCGCCGAGGAGGAGGACCTGCTGCTGATCTCCGACGAGATCTACCGCGATCTCGTGCACGACCCGCACACCACGCCGGTGCTCAGCCCCGCCGAGGTGCTGCCGGAGCGGACCGTGATCGCCACCGGGCTGTCCAAGAGTCTCGCCCTGGGCGGTTGGCGGATCGGCGTGATCCGGGTGCCGGCCGGCCCGCGCGGTGAACAGCTGCGCGACGGGGTGGTCTCGGTGGCCAGCGAGGTGTGGTCCAGCCTGGCCGGGCCGATGCAGGAGGTCGCGGCGTACGCCTACGGGGAACCACCGGAGATCCGCGACCGGCTGCACACGTGTGCCCGGTTGCACGGCGCACTGGCCCGGGCCGTGCACGGCCTGCTGGTGCGCGCGGGCGCCGAGTGCCGGCCGCCGACCGCGGGTTTCTACGTCTATCCGGACTTCGCACCGATGCGGGCGACGCTGGCCCGGCGCGGGGTGACCGACTCGGCTTCGCTGCAGCGGTTCCTGCTCGATGAGGCGGGCATCGCGGTCCTCGGCGGTGCCCAGCTCGGCGACGACCCGGCGGCACTGCGGTTCAAGGCCGCCACCAGCACGTTGTACGGCGAGACCCGCAACGAGCAGGAGGCGGCACTGGCCGCGGCCGACCCGGCCGCACTGCCGCACATCGCCACGGTCCTGAACCGGATCGAGGCGGGCCTGGACCGGCTCTGCGCGGGCGGGATCCGATGA
- a CDS encoding acyl carrier protein has protein sequence MSGSDIASTVRRVLAQETSADVPIIGTTRLEDDLGLTSLGLTRVFVRLEDETGRELDDAVVLAAELRTVDDLVAAVEGCTAGVRS, from the coding sequence ATGTCCGGCAGCGACATCGCGAGCACGGTACGACGGGTGCTCGCCCAGGAGACGTCGGCGGATGTGCCGATCATCGGCACCACCCGGCTGGAGGACGACCTGGGACTCACCTCGCTCGGGCTCACCCGGGTCTTCGTCCGGCTGGAGGACGAGACCGGGCGGGAGCTCGACGACGCGGTCGTGCTGGCCGCGGAGCTGCGCACGGTCGACGACCTGGTCGCCGCGGTCGAGGGCTGCACGGCGGGGGTGCGCTCGTGA
- a CDS encoding KamA family radical SAM protein, whose amino-acid sequence MTQLVASSPETGRFRAFGPRHINEIAARYRLPEQARETVRLLSRVLPFRVNEYVLSELVDWDRVPDDPIFRMVFPQPGMLSDDDVRMLAAVDERDRARMAEVVRDIRGRLNPHPSGQREHNVPSLDGERLAGLQHKYRETVLYFPGQGQTCHAYCTYCFRWAQFIGDADLRFAAPGPERLVAYLRRHPEVTDVLVTGGDPMVMSTERLREHLEPILAVDTVRTIRIGTKSISYWPHRFVGDRDADDALRLFDQVVASGRQMAVMAHFSHVREVETDTAREAVSRIRSTGASVYCQAPMVANVNDQAGVWTDLWTAELGLGAVPYYMFVERDTGPYEYFKVPLARAVEIFHAAYRRLPGLARTVRGPVMSATPGKVLVDSVEQTPQGRWFRLRLVQARDPALVGRPFRARFSTSAAWLSDLELDPATPADIAAAVGPHTRATGGSR is encoded by the coding sequence ATGACCCAGTTGGTCGCCAGCTCCCCGGAAACCGGTCGCTTTCGCGCATTCGGGCCGCGGCACATCAACGAGATCGCCGCACGATACCGGCTGCCCGAGCAGGCGCGGGAAACCGTGCGGCTGCTATCGAGAGTATTGCCGTTCCGGGTGAACGAGTACGTACTGTCCGAACTTGTCGACTGGGATCGCGTACCGGATGATCCGATATTCCGGATGGTCTTTCCGCAGCCGGGGATGCTGTCCGATGACGACGTGCGGATGCTGGCGGCGGTGGACGAGCGCGACCGGGCCCGGATGGCGGAGGTGGTGCGCGACATCCGCGGGCGGCTCAACCCCCACCCGTCCGGGCAACGCGAGCACAACGTGCCCAGCCTGGACGGTGAGCGGCTGGCCGGCCTGCAGCACAAGTACCGCGAGACGGTGCTCTATTTCCCGGGCCAGGGACAGACGTGTCACGCGTACTGCACCTACTGCTTCCGGTGGGCACAGTTCATCGGCGATGCGGACCTGCGGTTCGCCGCTCCCGGACCGGAGCGGCTGGTCGCCTATCTGCGCCGCCATCCCGAGGTCACCGACGTACTGGTCACCGGCGGCGATCCGATGGTGATGTCGACCGAGCGGCTGCGCGAGCACCTGGAGCCGATCCTGGCCGTCGACACGGTGCGCACGATCCGGATCGGCACGAAGTCCATCTCGTACTGGCCGCACCGATTCGTCGGCGACCGCGACGCCGACGACGCCCTTCGGCTGTTCGACCAGGTGGTCGCCAGCGGCCGGCAGATGGCCGTGATGGCGCACTTCAGCCATGTGCGTGAGGTGGAGACCGACACCGCTCGCGAGGCCGTGTCCCGCATCCGGTCCACCGGAGCGTCGGTGTACTGCCAGGCACCGATGGTGGCGAACGTCAACGACCAGGCCGGCGTCTGGACCGATCTGTGGACGGCGGAGCTCGGCCTCGGCGCGGTGCCGTACTACATGTTCGTCGAGCGGGACACCGGGCCGTACGAGTACTTCAAGGTGCCGCTGGCCCGGGCGGTCGAGATCTTCCACGCCGCCTACCGCCGCCTGCCCGGCCTGGCCCGCACGGTCCGCGGGCCGGTGATGTCCGCCACCCCGGGCAAGGTGCTCGTCGACAGCGTCGAGCAGACCCCGCAGGGCCGCTGGTTCCGGCTTCGGCTGGTGCAGGCCCGCGACCCCGCCCTGGTCGGCCGGCCGTTCCGGGCCCGGTTCTCCACCAGTGCCGCCTGGCTCAGCGACCTGGAGCTCGATCCGGCGACCCCGGCCGACATCGCGGCGGCGGTCGGCCCGCACACCCGAGCAACCGGAGGTTCCCGATGA
- a CDS encoding acyl-CoA dehydrogenase family protein — protein sequence MTAVLPSPAHTGRLAVLPADADSRQIWSALAADGLLREAYRDGDPGAGVRPDGLRTVLTVVDERFSLGATLGVCVSVASAVPLLAGADGGHPAEVLARTLAGAGPIALAATDETAGTDLAALATEVSIDGDSIRVTGIKRWIANATHADHVLVLARHRPGRHFTSFTWVLVPVGAPGVTVTAADTDLFDGSGTGHVRLDDVHLHRSYLAGRPGRGMSGFAAHIAVERLAGGLWAVALCRRVLRRTRARLTAARPGGDTLWQSDTVRQRFAACLVRARQLDALTRAAGDDIVARRDTVSAALVKSAAATTVEHVLRECAQFHGADGFTRGGLQTLRAQAALFGIGGGADEVVLSIVAESADRVLAEMGVR from the coding sequence ATGACCGCCGTCCTGCCATCGCCCGCGCACACCGGCCGGCTGGCCGTGCTGCCCGCCGACGCGGACAGCCGGCAGATCTGGTCCGCGCTGGCCGCCGACGGACTGCTGCGGGAGGCCTACCGCGACGGCGACCCGGGCGCCGGGGTGCGCCCCGACGGACTGCGCACGGTGCTCACCGTCGTCGACGAACGGTTCTCCCTCGGCGCCACGCTGGGCGTCTGCGTCAGCGTGGCGAGCGCGGTGCCGCTGCTCGCCGGTGCCGACGGCGGCCACCCAGCCGAGGTGCTGGCCCGCACGCTGGCCGGCGCCGGCCCGATCGCGCTCGCCGCGACCGACGAGACCGCCGGCACCGACCTGGCCGCGCTCGCCACGGAGGTGTCCATCGACGGCGACTCGATCCGGGTCACCGGCATCAAACGATGGATCGCCAATGCCACTCACGCCGATCACGTGCTCGTCCTCGCCCGGCACCGCCCCGGGCGGCACTTCACCAGCTTCACCTGGGTTCTGGTACCGGTCGGCGCACCCGGTGTGACCGTCACCGCGGCCGACACCGACCTCTTCGACGGCTCGGGCACCGGGCACGTCCGGCTCGACGACGTCCACCTGCACCGTTCCTACCTGGCGGGCCGCCCGGGCCGCGGTATGTCCGGGTTCGCCGCGCACATCGCGGTGGAACGGCTGGCCGGCGGTCTGTGGGCGGTGGCCCTGTGCCGGCGGGTGCTGCGCCGGACCCGGGCGCGGCTCACCGCGGCACGGCCCGGCGGCGACACCCTCTGGCAGTCCGACACGGTCCGGCAGCGGTTCGCCGCCTGCCTGGTCCGGGCCCGTCAGCTGGATGCACTGACCCGGGCAGCCGGCGACGACATCGTCGCCCGCCGGGACACCGTGTCGGCGGCCCTGGTCAAGAGCGCCGCCGCGACCACCGTGGAACACGTGCTGCGCGAGTGCGCGCAGTTCCACGGTGCGGACGGCTTCACCCGGGGCGGGCTGCAGACGCTGCGGGCGCAGGCGGCGCTGTTCGGCATCGGTGGCGGCGCTGACGAGGTGGTGCTCTCCATCGTCGCGGAGTCCGCCGACCGCGTGCTGGCCGAGATGGGCGTCCGATGA
- a CDS encoding AfsR/SARP family transcriptional regulator, translating to MKFGVLGPLELIDPYGHPVQIRSKRARTLLGILLLNPGFVVPLESIVDGIWAAPPPSAVQNVRTYVHQLRTQLESLQQWNRLESAPGGYRLHARSEELDLLRFDELTGSGRRAIRRGDDRGGADLLDRALRLWRGSPLAGLELGPSFQIRTNALEEQRRSAQHAWIGARMRLGEHTDLLPKLRTLLDERPLDESLWQSLIVALHGAGRRAEALSTFAAARRMLVAELGVEPGPLLQQTHAAILQGNSLPEAPGSAGQLSVTVSVPRQLPPTSPNFSGRGQELRRIADLVTRSRGWRADRVGVAVLTGMPGIGKTRTAVAAAVTLREAFPDGQIFLDARGSTPGRRDSGALLSDALVSFGVDPAAVPDGLDQRQNLYRSVLAHRRALILIDDAADDDQVRPLLPGLGAGMVLVTSRRSLAGIQADDRLTLEPLDADAATDMLTHIVGPDRVRQNPEAVARILDMCDHLPLAISIIGARLAAHPEQDLGVLARRLSHAALEELQTADLSARAVVESAYRNLGEQERRCFLALGRIDPRRVTAAEVQPHLPLPVHRIRRLLERLADESILHGRPHSADPTYRMSRLFHDLARDLARRSVPASTHRSSTAGSA from the coding sequence GTGAAGTTCGGCGTGCTGGGACCATTGGAGTTGATCGACCCGTACGGCCATCCGGTGCAGATACGATCCAAGCGCGCCCGAACGCTGCTCGGCATCCTTCTGCTCAATCCTGGATTCGTCGTGCCGCTGGAGAGCATCGTCGACGGCATCTGGGCCGCCCCGCCGCCGTCCGCCGTGCAGAACGTGCGCACCTACGTCCACCAGCTGCGCACCCAGCTGGAGTCGCTCCAGCAGTGGAACCGGCTGGAGAGCGCGCCGGGCGGATACCGTCTGCACGCCCGGAGCGAGGAGCTGGACCTCCTGCGCTTCGACGAGCTGACCGGCTCCGGGCGGCGAGCGATCCGGCGCGGCGACGACCGCGGCGGCGCCGACCTGCTGGACCGTGCGTTGCGGCTCTGGCGGGGCAGCCCGCTGGCCGGGCTGGAGCTCGGCCCGTCCTTCCAGATCCGCACCAACGCTCTCGAGGAGCAGCGCCGGTCCGCGCAACATGCGTGGATCGGCGCGCGCATGCGGCTGGGCGAACACACGGATCTGCTTCCGAAACTGCGCACCCTGCTCGACGAGCGGCCGCTGGACGAGTCACTGTGGCAGTCGCTGATCGTCGCGTTGCACGGCGCCGGCCGTCGTGCTGAGGCACTGTCCACGTTCGCCGCCGCCCGCCGGATGCTGGTGGCCGAGCTCGGCGTGGAACCCGGCCCGCTGCTTCAGCAGACGCACGCGGCCATCTTGCAGGGCAATTCACTGCCGGAGGCGCCCGGATCGGCCGGTCAGCTCTCGGTCACCGTGTCCGTGCCCCGGCAGCTGCCGCCGACCAGCCCGAATTTCTCCGGTCGCGGCCAGGAACTGCGCCGCATCGCCGACCTGGTGACCAGATCCCGGGGGTGGCGTGCCGACCGGGTCGGTGTCGCCGTGCTGACCGGCATGCCCGGCATCGGCAAGACCCGGACCGCGGTCGCCGCGGCCGTCACGCTCCGCGAGGCGTTCCCCGACGGGCAGATCTTCCTCGACGCGCGGGGCAGCACACCGGGCCGGCGCGACTCCGGCGCCCTGCTGTCCGACGCGCTGGTCAGCTTCGGCGTGGACCCGGCCGCCGTACCCGACGGTCTGGACCAGCGGCAGAACCTGTATCGGTCCGTGCTCGCCCACCGCCGGGCGCTGATCCTGATCGACGACGCGGCCGACGACGACCAGGTGCGTCCGCTGCTGCCCGGCCTCGGCGCCGGCATGGTGCTGGTCACCAGCCGGCGCTCGCTGGCCGGGATCCAGGCGGACGACCGGCTCACGCTGGAGCCGCTGGACGCCGACGCGGCCACCGACATGCTCACCCACATCGTCGGGCCTGACCGGGTGCGGCAGAATCCGGAGGCGGTGGCGCGCATCCTCGACATGTGCGACCACCTGCCGCTGGCGATCAGCATCATCGGCGCCCGCCTGGCGGCCCACCCGGAGCAGGACCTCGGCGTGCTGGCCCGCCGGCTGAGCCACGCGGCACTGGAGGAACTGCAGACCGCGGACCTGTCCGCGCGGGCCGTGGTGGAGTCGGCGTACCGGAACCTCGGTGAGCAGGAGCGGCGGTGTTTCCTGGCCCTAGGCCGGATCGACCCGCGCCGCGTCACGGCGGCCGAGGTCCAGCCGCACCTGCCGTTGCCGGTGCATCGGATCCGACGTCTGCTGGAGCGGCTGGCCGACGAGAGCATCCTGCACGGCCGGCCGCACAGTGCCGATCCGACCTACCGGATGTCCCGGCTCTTCCACGACCTGGCCCGGGATCTGGCCCGGCGGTCCGTGCCGGCCTCGACGCATCGCTCCTCGACCGCCGGATCCGCCTGA